From a single Shewanella donghaensis genomic region:
- a CDS encoding CDP-glycerol glycerophosphotransferase family protein: MSQFIINSIRYVVTQVLYFFSGFFPRQHKAVMGCYKNKFADNSKYLYLHWQQKQVIRAIWISGSRITVNELSLQGYEAYHRWSLNGIYHALTAKYYIYNSYIGDINQYLAKGAIKINLWHGSPLKRIEFDINNGPLFKVYHPQNLAEKLTSASLFHQQNIAPDNMVAPSELVSKLFASAFKINEAKMLHCGNPRTDYFKKYPQADSLIDELKQLNNVETVILYAPSWRDSTALANNTSNPYLKAFDFKALSSQLVNNEQLLLLRLHPNEAYLADGFSDYDNIINISDWQDTYEIIDDVDLLITDYSSLYIDMLQTKAGIIFYQFDQLEYQTDSRQCYDYAENIPPAGVVITDFIELMSYLDTFKFSSDDPVDKKNRAELTQLYWQYQQTNAFERLDEFVNAHH; the protein is encoded by the coding sequence ATGAGCCAATTCATAATCAATAGCATTCGATATGTCGTGACTCAAGTATTGTATTTCTTTTCCGGTTTTTTCCCAAGGCAACACAAAGCGGTTATGGGATGTTATAAAAATAAATTTGCCGATAACAGCAAGTATCTATATTTACACTGGCAACAAAAACAGGTCATACGCGCGATTTGGATTAGTGGCAGCAGAATTACCGTCAACGAGTTATCCCTGCAAGGATATGAAGCTTACCATCGCTGGAGCCTTAACGGCATTTACCATGCTTTAACCGCCAAATATTATATCTACAACAGCTATATTGGCGATATTAATCAATATCTTGCCAAAGGCGCTATTAAAATTAATCTGTGGCATGGTTCGCCATTAAAACGTATTGAATTCGATATTAACAATGGGCCTTTATTCAAGGTTTACCACCCACAGAATCTGGCTGAGAAATTGACCTCTGCAAGTTTATTTCATCAGCAAAACATAGCCCCAGATAACATGGTGGCACCCAGTGAGCTGGTATCAAAACTCTTTGCTAGCGCTTTCAAAATAAATGAAGCCAAGATGCTACATTGCGGCAATCCAAGAACGGACTATTTCAAAAAATATCCACAAGCGGATTCATTAATTGATGAGCTAAAACAATTGAATAACGTTGAAACTGTTATTTTATATGCACCGTCATGGCGAGATTCTACTGCACTTGCCAATAACACTAGCAATCCTTACTTAAAAGCATTTGATTTTAAAGCGCTATCTTCACAACTGGTAAATAATGAGCAATTATTGTTACTTCGACTTCACCCAAATGAAGCTTACCTAGCTGATGGTTTCAGTGATTATGACAACATAATTAATATCAGTGATTGGCAAGATACCTATGAAATTATTGATGATGTAGATTTGTTAATTACCGATTACTCTTCTTTGTATATTGATATGTTACAAACTAAAGCAGGTATTATTTTCTATCAGTTTGATCAATTGGAATATCAAACAGACAGCCGCCAGTGCTATGACTACGCAGAAAATATTCCACCAGCTGGCGTGGTTATTACCGACTTCATTGAATTAATGTCTTATCTCGATACATTCAAGTTCAGCTCAGATGATCCTGTAGACAAAAAAAATAGAGCTGAGTTAACTCAGCTCTATTGGCAATATCAGCAAACCAATGCATTTGAACGTTTAGATGAATTCGTTAACGCTCACCATTAA
- the tagD gene encoding glycerol-3-phosphate cytidylyltransferase, with amino-acid sequence MKTIITYGTFDLFHYGHVRLFERLSEMCDELIVGVSTDEFNALKGKAAFFSFEQRAEIVSACRFVTKVIPEQNWQQKSEDVSRYDVDIFAIGDDWEGKFDFLKSQCEVLYLTRTDSISTTEIKDNLAIKAA; translated from the coding sequence ATGAAAACCATTATTACTTACGGTACATTTGATTTATTCCATTACGGGCATGTGAGATTATTTGAGAGACTCAGTGAAATGTGTGATGAACTTATTGTTGGGGTATCAACAGACGAGTTTAATGCCTTAAAAGGAAAAGCGGCTTTTTTCAGTTTTGAACAAAGAGCAGAAATTGTATCAGCATGCCGGTTTGTGACTAAGGTAATCCCTGAGCAAAACTGGCAACAAAAGTCTGAAGATGTGAGTCGTTATGATGTCGATATTTTTGCCATTGGCGATGACTGGGAAGGCAAGTTTGATTTCTTAAAAAGCCAGTGTGAAGTGCTCTACTTAACCAGAACCGATAGTATTTCGACTACTGAAATAAAAGATAACCTTGCGATAAAAGCAGCCTGA
- a CDS encoding sugar phosphate nucleotidyltransferase, with the protein MQAIVFANRYGNELAPLNQQYCPALLPVANKPLVAYTLEDLADAGVTQVKMVICADAKKVQSRIGNGEQWGLTIEYFLSKPEEQVNSVLARMHIDKTAQALVVRGDILRSPCLNRFVEFSRLVPSKFVHAKMDDRNPGMMMLPAGWKHNQLLNWPLQVTSVNHDNSIAQVLHGHCFYVDSLMAYVEASDFVIANDDFSVKGRKMKTQINDKNLVVEAQCELPLLENISVFGAIGEYTKVSNKAQLTESVVVGKYCFIEDSKIRNSIILPNTYVGPQLSVENKIISQNLIIDPQTNSWSKVEDETLIAKSSKSAVNYNGVFQRAILLMLYILLSPLLITLFVGAFIMKPKKPIVTETVMNNQNESVKAHKFNFKNESVALLPQVWLAVKGDLALFGASSKHQNLHQNLHQNSHNSTATYGVYGPVQLNFDDNTPKEEVQMVEMEFEQSSKPRYLVNMLQNQFKATKPSIVIKN; encoded by the coding sequence ATGCAAGCAATCGTATTTGCAAACCGCTATGGCAACGAATTAGCACCATTGAACCAACAGTATTGCCCTGCTTTGTTACCAGTAGCGAACAAACCGCTAGTGGCATATACCCTAGAAGATTTAGCTGATGCAGGTGTTACTCAAGTAAAAATGGTCATTTGCGCCGACGCTAAAAAAGTCCAATCCCGAATAGGCAATGGCGAGCAATGGGGCTTAACTATCGAGTATTTTTTAAGTAAGCCTGAGGAACAAGTTAACAGTGTACTTGCAAGAATGCATATCGATAAAACAGCTCAGGCACTGGTTGTTCGTGGTGATATTTTAAGAAGCCCATGTTTAAACCGTTTTGTAGAATTCTCACGCCTAGTACCTAGTAAATTTGTGCATGCAAAAATGGACGATAGAAACCCAGGAATGATGATGCTACCTGCAGGTTGGAAACATAATCAATTATTAAATTGGCCATTACAGGTCACTTCGGTTAATCACGATAATAGCATTGCACAGGTACTTCATGGCCACTGTTTCTATGTAGATAGTTTGATGGCATATGTTGAGGCATCAGATTTCGTTATCGCGAATGACGACTTCAGTGTTAAGGGGCGCAAAATGAAAACACAAATCAACGATAAAAACCTTGTTGTTGAAGCGCAGTGTGAATTACCCCTGTTAGAGAATATCTCTGTATTTGGTGCTATTGGAGAATACACTAAAGTCTCAAATAAGGCGCAACTCACTGAGAGTGTTGTTGTTGGAAAATACTGCTTCATTGAAGATAGCAAAATTCGTAATAGTATTATTTTGCCTAACACCTATGTTGGTCCTCAGCTAAGTGTTGAGAATAAAATCATCTCTCAAAATTTGATAATTGATCCACAAACTAACAGCTGGAGCAAGGTTGAAGATGAAACCTTAATAGCGAAATCATCTAAGAGTGCAGTGAACTATAACGGCGTATTTCAAAGAGCCATTTTGTTGATGTTATATATTTTACTTTCACCGCTTTTAATCACCTTATTTGTGGGCGCATTCATTATGAAGCCTAAAAAGCCTATCGTGACTGAAACCGTGATGAACAATCAAAATGAATCAGTAAAAGCTCACAAATTTAATTTCAAAAATGAAAGTGTTGCCCTATTGCCACAAGTTTGGTTAGCGGTAAAAGGTGATTTAGCTTTATTTGGCGCTTCCAGTAAGCATCAAAACTTACATCAAAACTTGCATCAAAATTCGCATAATAGTACTGCAACTTATGGTGTTTACGGTCCTGTACAATTAAATTTTGATGACAATACACCAAAGGAAGAAGTGCAAATGGTGGAGATGGAATTCGAGCAATCCAGCAAACCCCGTTACTTGGTTAATATGCTACAAAATCAGTTTAAAGCCACCAAACCAAGCATTGTAATTAAAAACTAA
- a CDS encoding DEAD/DEAH box helicase, which yields MSAKLFNLPIKITLELVAKLFSSIQLQKAQNYLIEGRVLDVHASQENHNIESYVVGSATEPYRQDITLVNVNHKIVMNSHCTCPVATNCKHVAAALLALVDKKPVEEQRLSQWLLQLDKQDLLNQPEEDEEKERIIFVLSSDHHGIFVEFKRSKLNKKQQFNKGSKVALNDVKYHLPWWINAEDSQIISLLLSSSKSASKIYLEGEICALALNKMIQIGACFWEENRTPIKMTHAVAPDFIWKETDARHTQISMSMPELDNWEFIATCPPMFVDLDYLKVGHLDTDLTVEKLKLLQQMPPVPLDKADSISDKMLRHFSPKSVPVPSEIEFYEIEQPLEVKLTFTMVQLSDSPVMQPVLQLEFKYGEVTLSGKLAREKISLIKQGKAQYQIHRDPEQELQVIDILQSLQLEAIDNSLLKFNQAKSFHSLGLMPDMVNEWAQLTTFGIMTLEDLGYQIEFAADFDLNIIEADIEVDLDDDEDSGWFSLSLNADIEGQSVPLLSLVARWLQQNGEPDDEQELILPGPNGRFVKIKAKTIKPLISVIQELFQRGGGDQLEVPRNRADLLNELSESDIRLLNGERVRKLANKLTEFKGIEPVELPEGLNATLRDYQKQGYDWLCFLKEYQLGGILADDMGLGKTLQTLAFLLKAKQSKLQEQSSPLSPRAFRPSLIVCPTSLVGNWLKEAQKFTPSLRVLVVHGSKRQAMLEKIEDYDVIVTTYPLILRDEMVYSDYSFEHIILDEAQQIKNAQAKVTQALKTFKGQFRLCLSGTPLENHLGELKSLMDFCLPGLLGQHAYFNKEFRGPIEKQADTEKSAILLNRIAPFLLRRTKSEVMSELPEKTIIIQTLELEKDQRNLYESIRLVMEKKLRELFAKQGVSSSHIEFLDALLKLRQACCDPRLVKLEQAQYVKDNAKLTWLTQNVPEMVEEGRKILIFSQFTGMLALIEQELIDLGIGYSKLTGQTRHRQVEIDSFQEGDKPVFLISLKAGGTGLNLTAADTVIHFDPWWNPAAEKQATDRAHRIGQLNPVFVYKLIAQGTVEEKIQEMQQHKQSLADSILSGSAKSQWQGNADDLLSLLR from the coding sequence ATGTCGGCCAAATTGTTTAATCTTCCAATAAAAATTACCTTAGAACTCGTTGCTAAGTTATTTTCATCTATTCAACTGCAAAAGGCGCAGAACTACCTGATTGAAGGGCGGGTTCTAGACGTTCATGCCAGTCAAGAAAATCATAATATTGAATCTTATGTGGTCGGTTCTGCTACCGAGCCTTATCGCCAAGACATTACGCTAGTGAACGTGAATCACAAGATTGTGATGAATTCTCATTGTACTTGCCCAGTTGCGACTAATTGTAAGCATGTTGCCGCGGCGCTTTTAGCATTGGTAGATAAAAAGCCTGTTGAAGAGCAAAGGCTCAGCCAATGGTTACTACAATTAGATAAGCAAGATTTGCTAAATCAACCAGAAGAAGATGAAGAAAAAGAACGGATTATTTTTGTTCTATCAAGTGATCATCATGGGATTTTTGTTGAGTTTAAGCGCAGTAAATTAAACAAGAAACAGCAATTTAATAAAGGCAGTAAAGTTGCCCTTAATGATGTGAAGTACCATCTTCCTTGGTGGATCAATGCAGAAGATAGCCAAATTATCAGTCTACTTCTTTCTTCTTCTAAAAGTGCTTCTAAGATTTACCTTGAAGGTGAGATTTGTGCATTAGCGTTGAATAAAATGATTCAAATCGGCGCTTGTTTTTGGGAAGAAAATCGTACCCCAATCAAAATGACTCATGCCGTTGCACCAGATTTTATTTGGAAAGAAACAGATGCTCGTCATACTCAAATTAGTATGAGTATGCCAGAGCTTGATAATTGGGAGTTTATTGCCACTTGTCCACCGATGTTTGTGGATTTGGATTATCTTAAGGTTGGGCATTTAGATACTGATTTGACGGTTGAAAAACTGAAGTTATTACAACAAATGCCACCAGTGCCATTGGATAAAGCCGATTCCATTAGTGATAAAATGCTACGACATTTTTCCCCTAAAAGTGTGCCAGTGCCAAGCGAAATAGAATTTTATGAAATTGAGCAGCCTCTTGAAGTAAAGCTCACGTTTACTATGGTTCAGTTAAGTGACTCTCCCGTGATGCAACCGGTGTTGCAGCTAGAGTTTAAATACGGTGAAGTGACACTTTCAGGAAAGTTAGCTCGTGAAAAAATTAGCTTAATCAAGCAGGGTAAAGCGCAATATCAGATCCATCGCGACCCAGAGCAAGAGTTACAGGTCATCGATATTTTACAAAGTCTGCAATTAGAGGCTATCGACAATTCTTTACTCAAATTCAATCAGGCTAAAAGTTTTCATAGTCTTGGCCTCATGCCTGACATGGTCAACGAATGGGCACAATTGACGACTTTCGGCATCATGACGTTAGAAGACTTAGGTTACCAGATAGAATTCGCGGCTGATTTTGACCTTAATATTATTGAGGCTGATATTGAAGTGGATCTTGATGATGACGAAGATAGCGGCTGGTTCTCATTATCCCTTAATGCCGACATCGAAGGACAAAGTGTTCCGTTACTTAGCTTAGTGGCTCGTTGGCTTCAGCAAAATGGTGAACCTGATGACGAACAAGAACTTATTTTACCTGGGCCGAATGGCCGCTTTGTAAAAATTAAAGCTAAAACAATCAAACCACTGATTTCAGTGATTCAAGAATTATTCCAGCGCGGCGGTGGCGATCAACTTGAAGTGCCTCGTAACCGTGCTGACTTACTAAATGAGCTTTCTGAAAGCGATATACGTTTGCTTAATGGTGAACGGGTACGAAAACTGGCAAACAAACTCACAGAGTTTAAAGGTATTGAGCCTGTAGAGTTGCCAGAGGGTCTGAATGCTACGCTACGTGACTATCAGAAACAGGGCTACGATTGGTTATGCTTTTTAAAAGAATACCAACTAGGTGGCATTCTTGCTGATGATATGGGCTTGGGTAAAACGCTGCAAACCTTGGCTTTCTTGTTGAAAGCTAAACAGTCAAAACTGCAAGAACAATCATCACCATTATCGCCACGCGCATTTAGACCAAGTTTAATTGTTTGCCCAACTAGTTTAGTGGGTAACTGGTTAAAAGAAGCTCAAAAATTTACGCCAAGTTTACGGGTGTTAGTGGTTCATGGCAGCAAGCGACAAGCCATGCTTGAGAAAATCGAAGACTATGATGTGATTGTAACCACTTATCCACTGATCTTACGTGATGAGATGGTGTACAGCGATTATAGCTTTGAACATATTATATTAGATGAAGCGCAGCAGATTAAAAACGCGCAAGCTAAGGTGACGCAGGCGCTAAAAACCTTTAAAGGTCAATTTAGATTATGTTTGTCGGGCACTCCGCTTGAAAATCATTTAGGTGAATTAAAATCGCTAATGGATTTCTGTTTACCTGGATTATTAGGCCAGCATGCTTACTTTAATAAAGAGTTCAGAGGGCCGATTGAGAAACAAGCTGATACTGAAAAATCGGCTATTTTATTAAATCGTATTGCACCATTTTTACTCCGTCGTACAAAAAGCGAAGTAATGTCTGAACTACCAGAAAAAACCATCATTATTCAGACGCTTGAATTAGAAAAAGACCAACGTAATTTATATGAAAGTATCCGTTTAGTGATGGAGAAAAAATTGCGTGAGTTGTTTGCTAAGCAAGGTGTATCAAGCAGTCACATTGAGTTTTTAGATGCACTGCTCAAACTTCGCCAAGCCTGTTGTGATCCTCGGTTAGTGAAACTAGAGCAAGCTCAGTATGTAAAAGATAACGCCAAGCTGACATGGCTGACACAAAACGTACCTGAGATGGTGGAAGAAGGGCGTAAAATTCTAATATTCAGTCAATTCACTGGAATGTTGGCATTGATTGAACAAGAGCTTATAGATTTGGGTATCGGCTACAGTAAGCTCACGGGACAAACACGTCATCGCCAAGTTGAAATCGATTCGTTTCAAGAGGGCGACAAACCCGTATTCTTGATCAGTCTTAAGGCTGGTGGAACGGGCTTAAACCTTACTGCTGCAGATACCGTTATTCACTTTGACCCTTGGTGGAATCCCGCTGCTGAAAAACAAGCAACAGATAGAGCGCACCGTATTGGTCAGCTAAATCCAGTGTTTGTTTATAAGCTGATTGCCCAAGGAACAGTAGAAGAGAAGATACAAGAGATGCAACAGCACAAGCAAAGTCTTGCAGATAGTATCTTGTCAGGCAGCGCTAAAAGCCAGTGGCAGGGCAATGCTGATGATTTACTGTCGTTGTTAAGGTAG
- a CDS encoding monovalent cation:proton antiporter family protein has protein sequence MEHSFFIHILSMLVIAIVAISLLRRFGLPAILAYLLTGVVSGPSGFHWFTQHQMHSVAELGVVLLMFSLGLEFSVPKLWSMRRTVFGLGSAQVSCTALIAGLVAFMFGQNMIAAVVIGSAVALSSTAIVLKLVNEQGWMRRRHGELSVSVLLFQDIAVVPLLIVLPLLSTNGDPIGFLDIAWGLLTGILAFIGLMSFGKWILPRIFDEVARSRSNELFVLSTLVVVLVTGAFTQWLGLSMALGAFIAGMLLGESQYRRQLEADIRPFRDLLMGLFFISIGMLLDFAIVVEFWWQILLILFAVLITKVLVVFGLLKLGGEQFKVALSTAISLAQVGEFSFVLLALAVNYELLETQMSTILVMVAVLSMSIAPWLVRHSVEIASKIDGKTNSKEQMEEEFTLPPPEDGDLVLILGYGRVGQTIARFLKTEAIPFVVLDLDPTRVSEAKAAGEPVFFGDACKMGLLKQIGIRRASMVVITFGDSRQVEDCLALSRKLAPETKIIVRTTDDEELDNLKEAGATQVIPEKLEGSLMLVSQVLYKCGVPLPRIIKRLESERRNHYQYLHGFFTGADTDFTLELLHAVALDTGADAIGKSMADIPWSRLGVEIRGVRRKGEEISPPPDNWVFERRDIVMIVGKPRSIEATEEHLLQG, from the coding sequence ATGGAGCACAGTTTTTTTATCCATATTCTCTCAATGCTAGTCATTGCTATCGTTGCTATATCGTTATTAAGACGATTTGGACTGCCAGCTATTCTTGCTTATCTTCTTACTGGTGTTGTTAGTGGCCCGAGTGGTTTTCACTGGTTTACCCAGCATCAGATGCACTCAGTTGCCGAACTCGGCGTGGTGCTGTTGATGTTTAGTCTAGGGTTGGAGTTCTCTGTACCAAAATTATGGTCAATGCGCCGCACTGTATTTGGCCTTGGTAGCGCGCAGGTAAGTTGCACCGCATTAATTGCAGGATTAGTCGCATTCATGTTCGGGCAAAATATGATTGCTGCAGTGGTCATCGGTTCTGCGGTGGCGCTGTCTTCTACGGCGATTGTGTTAAAACTAGTAAATGAACAAGGATGGATGCGTCGTCGCCATGGTGAACTGTCTGTCAGTGTGTTGTTATTTCAGGATATTGCCGTAGTCCCACTGCTCATTGTATTACCGCTATTATCCACTAATGGCGATCCTATCGGTTTCCTTGATATTGCTTGGGGCTTATTGACAGGTATTTTGGCCTTTATCGGGCTGATGTCATTTGGCAAATGGATTCTGCCGCGGATATTTGATGAAGTGGCGCGTTCTCGATCTAATGAACTGTTTGTATTATCGACATTGGTGGTTGTGTTAGTGACAGGTGCATTTACCCAATGGTTAGGACTTTCAATGGCATTAGGCGCTTTTATTGCAGGGATGTTATTAGGGGAAAGCCAGTATCGCCGCCAGTTAGAAGCTGATATTAGGCCATTTCGCGATCTGCTAATGGGACTGTTTTTTATCTCCATTGGTATGTTATTGGACTTTGCTATCGTCGTTGAGTTTTGGTGGCAAATTTTACTGATTCTCTTTGCGGTATTAATCACAAAAGTTTTGGTTGTATTTGGCTTATTAAAGTTAGGTGGTGAGCAATTTAAAGTCGCGCTCAGTACTGCGATTAGTTTGGCGCAAGTTGGTGAGTTTAGCTTTGTATTGTTAGCGTTAGCGGTAAATTATGAGCTACTCGAAACTCAAATGAGTACGATATTAGTGATGGTTGCGGTGCTTTCTATGTCGATAGCTCCCTGGCTTGTCCGGCACAGTGTCGAAATTGCTAGTAAAATAGATGGTAAAACCAATAGCAAAGAACAAATGGAAGAGGAGTTTACACTTCCACCACCTGAAGATGGCGATTTAGTGTTGATACTGGGTTATGGCCGAGTAGGGCAAACCATTGCGCGATTCTTAAAAACCGAAGCGATTCCGTTTGTAGTTTTGGACTTAGACCCAACACGAGTATCAGAAGCAAAAGCCGCTGGAGAGCCAGTATTTTTTGGCGATGCTTGTAAGATGGGCTTGTTAAAACAAATCGGTATTCGCCGCGCGAGTATGGTGGTGATTACTTTTGGTGATTCAAGGCAAGTTGAAGACTGTTTAGCACTATCCCGTAAGTTAGCACCAGAAACTAAAATTATTGTCCGCACCACAGATGACGAAGAACTTGATAATTTGAAAGAAGCTGGGGCTACCCAAGTCATTCCTGAAAAACTTGAAGGCAGCTTAATGCTGGTATCTCAAGTGTTGTATAAATGTGGGGTGCCGCTACCAAGAATTATTAAGCGTTTGGAATCAGAGCGTCGTAATCATTATCAATATTTACATGGTTTTTTCACCGGTGCAGATACTGATTTCACTTTAGAATTACTGCATGCCGTAGCGCTTGATACCGGTGCCGATGCTATTGGAAAAAGCATGGCTGATATTCCCTGGTCACGCCTAGGCGTCGAAATTCGTGGTGTTAGACGTAAGGGCGAAGAAATAAGCCCGCCACCTGATAATTGGGTGTTTGAGCGACGGGATATCGTTATGATTGTCGGTAAACCACGCTCGATAGAAGCGACAGAGGAACATTTACTACAAGGTTAA
- a CDS encoding WecB/TagA/CpsF family glycosyltransferase: MDSHQTANTQAKSVSSVKTLTSVLIFDWCVALMLLLLALPIMLIKSVMLACSKQAIFETLFIYSTGKEVTVYQFSKGRFSKLPLFYSVLKGDIGLLGSAFEYSVFEPTSSNSRPGIFSIEKMQHRMGIQHLPSEDKLSREPQFNSLLSYLFNIAKCLFCKLIVVKTDLSYPKQFNLLGVNIDNNTMSESVELIINAALENSHCDVEFKPTKHFSFVNADCLNMAADNSEYSNIINGCDQVFADGSGIRIACQLHNIGLKDNVNGTDMLPLLSKRAAEQGIKIFFLGGKEGTAENAANNIKQQFPNLQIVGCHHGYVNQENEQGLIEQINQSKAAILLVGMGAPKQEQWITQHKENLNINVAIGVGGLFDYFANNVSRAPIAVRQVGMEWVWRLAQEPTRMWKRYVIGNPVFIARVLKQKQLINKTLAATMAVNKTVNQPQLGLTGQNRHWYFFKIKCGQFAKRTFDIVAASILLILLAPLFLFTAACIRIESKGAIFFSQTRSGLNNQPFTMWKFRSMFIDAEQRLEKMKQNNEMKGGVLFKMKKDPRITAMGKLIRKASIDELPQLWNVLIGDMSLVGPRPALPNEVSQYQLSDRRRLGVKPGITCIWQVSGRSDIPFDKQVELDIDYIYKQSLKEDITLLLKTIPAVLLARGAY, translated from the coding sequence ATGGACAGTCATCAAACTGCTAACACTCAAGCTAAATCTGTTTCTTCGGTAAAAACGCTAACGTCTGTGCTTATCTTCGATTGGTGCGTGGCATTAATGCTGTTGTTGTTAGCGCTTCCTATCATGCTAATAAAAAGCGTAATGCTAGCGTGTTCTAAACAAGCGATTTTCGAAACACTCTTCATTTATTCAACAGGTAAAGAAGTCACCGTATATCAATTCAGTAAAGGCCGATTTTCAAAGTTACCATTATTTTATAGCGTCCTAAAAGGTGATATAGGTTTATTAGGTAGCGCATTTGAATACTCTGTCTTCGAGCCAACATCTTCAAATAGCCGTCCAGGCATTTTCTCAATAGAGAAAATGCAGCATAGAATGGGTATCCAACATCTCCCTTCTGAAGATAAATTGAGTCGTGAACCTCAATTTAATAGCCTTTTAAGCTATTTATTCAATATTGCTAAATGTCTTTTCTGCAAATTAATCGTTGTTAAAACAGACCTAAGCTATCCTAAGCAATTTAACTTACTTGGGGTCAATATAGATAACAATACAATGAGCGAAAGTGTTGAATTGATCATCAATGCGGCACTAGAGAACAGCCATTGTGATGTTGAGTTCAAACCGACAAAACATTTCTCTTTTGTTAATGCAGACTGTTTAAATATGGCGGCTGACAATAGTGAATATTCGAATATTATCAATGGTTGTGATCAAGTCTTTGCTGATGGAAGTGGTATCCGCATTGCCTGTCAGCTACATAACATCGGCTTAAAAGATAATGTCAACGGTACTGATATGTTGCCGCTACTATCAAAACGCGCAGCGGAACAAGGCATCAAAATTTTCTTCCTTGGCGGTAAAGAAGGTACCGCTGAAAATGCGGCCAATAATATTAAACAGCAATTTCCTAATTTGCAGATTGTGGGCTGTCACCATGGTTATGTAAATCAAGAAAATGAACAAGGTTTGATAGAGCAAATCAATCAATCTAAAGCGGCAATATTACTAGTGGGCATGGGAGCACCTAAACAAGAACAATGGATTACACAGCATAAAGAAAATTTAAATATTAACGTCGCTATCGGTGTAGGAGGACTATTTGATTACTTTGCCAATAATGTCTCTCGTGCGCCTATCGCTGTTAGACAAGTCGGTATGGAATGGGTATGGCGTTTAGCGCAAGAACCTACGCGAATGTGGAAACGCTATGTCATAGGTAACCCTGTATTTATTGCCCGAGTTTTAAAGCAGAAACAATTAATCAATAAAACTCTAGCTGCAACAATGGCAGTAAACAAAACTGTTAATCAGCCGCAACTGGGATTAACAGGACAAAACCGCCATTGGTACTTTTTCAAAATAAAATGCGGTCAATTTGCAAAACGCACATTTGATATCGTCGCCGCTAGCATTTTGCTAATTCTACTCGCCCCGCTATTCCTATTTACTGCTGCTTGTATTCGAATTGAATCAAAAGGCGCAATCTTTTTTTCACAAACCCGTAGTGGTCTAAATAACCAACCTTTCACAATGTGGAAGTTCCGTTCAATGTTTATTGATGCAGAACAAAGACTAGAAAAAATGAAACAAAACAATGAGATGAAAGGTGGCGTTCTTTTTAAAATGAAAAAAGACCCCCGTATTACAGCAATGGGAAAGTTGATCCGTAAAGCATCAATAGATGAACTACCACAGCTTTGGAACGTATTAATCGGCGATATGTCACTAGTTGGCCCAAGACCTGCACTACCTAATGAAGTAAGCCAATATCAATTAAGTGACCGTCGCAGATTAGGAGTGAAACCAGGTATAACCTGCATTTGGCAAGTAAGCGGACGTTCAGATATTCCTTTTGATAAGCAAGTAGAACTAGACATTGACTATATCTACAAACAATCGCTTAAAGAAGATATCACCTTGTTATTGAAAACTATTCCAGCTGTACTTTTGGCGCGTGGCGCCTACTAG